A genomic region of Balaenoptera acutorostrata chromosome 4, mBalAcu1.1, whole genome shotgun sequence contains the following coding sequences:
- the MB21D2 gene encoding nucleotidyltransferase MB21D2 isoform X2, which yields MVQKLDQKLPVANEYLLLSGGVREGVVDLDLDELNVYARGTDYDMDFTLLVPALKLHDRNQPVTLDMRHSALCHSWLSLRLFDEGTISKWKDCCTIVDHINGATNYFFSPTKVADWFYDSISIVLSEIQKKPQRGMPKVEKVEKNGTIISIILGVGSSRMLYDIVPVVSFKGWPAVAQSWLMENHFWDGKITEEEVISGFYLVPACSYKGKKDNEWRLSFARSEVQLKKCISSSLMQTYQACKAIIIKLLSRPKAISPYHLRSMMLWACDRLPANYLAQEDYAAHFLLGLIDDLQHCLVNKMCPNYFIPQCNMLEHLSEETVMLHARKLSSVRSDPAEHLRTAIEHVKAANRLTLELQRRGSTTSIPSPQSDGGDPNQPDDRLAKKLQQLVTENPGKSISVFINPDDVTRPHFRIDDKFF from the coding sequence ATGGTGCAAAAGCTGGACCAAAAACTTCCAGTGGCCAATGAGTATCTATTGCTTTCTGGAGGAGTCCGGGAAGGCGTGGTAGACCTGGACTTAGATGAGCTTAATGTCTACGCGCGAGGGACCGACTATGATATGGACTTCACTCTTCTGGTGCCAGCCCTGAAGCTTCATGACCGTAATCAGCCTGTGACACTGGATATGCGCCATTCAGCCTTGTGCCACTCTTGGCTGAGCCTTCGGCTCTTTGACGAGGGGACGATCAGTAAGTGGAAAGACTGTTGCACCATCGTAGATCACATCAATGGTGCCACCAACTACTTCTTCTCCCCAACCAAAGTGGCTGACTGGTTCTATGACTCCATCAGCATTGTCCTATCAGAGATACAGAAGAAACCCCAGCGAGGGATGCCAAAGGTGGAAAAGGTAGAAAAGAATGGGACCATCATCTCCATCATTCTGGGTGTGGGGAGCAGTCGCATGTTGTACGATATTGTCCCGGTGGTCTCTTTCAAGGGTTGGCCGGCGGTGGCCCAGAGCTGGCTCATGGAGAACCACTTTTGGGATGGGAAGATCACTGAGGAAGAAGTCATCAGTGGGTTTTACCTGGTGCCTGCTTGCTCCTACAAGGGAAAGAAGGACAATGAGTGGCGGCTGTCCTTTGCCAGGAGTGAGGTGCAGTTGAAGAAGTGCATCTCCAGCAGCCTCATGCAGACCTACCAGGCCTGCAAAGCCATCATCATTAAACTCCTGTCCCGGCCCAAGGCTATCAGCCCCTATCACCTGCGGAGCATGATGCTCTGGGCCTGCGACAGACTTCCTGCCAACTATTTGGCCCAAGAAGACTATGCAGCCCACTTTTTGCTGGGCCTCATCGATGACCTGCAACACTGTCTGGTCAACAAGATGTGTCCCAATTACTTCATCCCGCAGTGCAACATGCTGGAGCACCTGTCCGAGGAGACGGTCATGCTCCACGCGCGGAAGCTCTCCTCCGTCCGCTCAGACCCGGCGGAGCACTTGCGCACCGCCATCGAGCACGTCAAGGCAGCCAACCGGCTGACACTGGAGCTCCAGAGACGAGGGAGCACCACTAGCATCCCCTCCCCACAGTCCGACGGAGGGGACCCCAACCAGCCCGATGACCGTCTGGCCAAAAAACTGCAGCAACTAGTGACTGAGAACCCGGGGAAGTCGATCTCCGTCTTCATTAACCCTGACGATGTGACAAGGCCCCATTTCAGAATTGATGATAAATTTTTCTGA